A single region of the Pirellulales bacterium genome encodes:
- a CDS encoding sugar phosphate isomerase/epimerase, which yields MPRPVTLFTGQWADMKLEDLARRAREFGYDGLELACWGDHFEVDRALNEPGYCANRRDLLERHELQIHAISAHLVGQAVLDTVDARHQSILPPAVWGDGKPEGVNRRAAEELKNTARAAQRMGVSVVNGFTGSSIWPYLYSFPPVPDSTIDAGYELFAERFQPILDVFGECGVRFALEVHPTEIAFDIPTAQRALEAVGRREEFGFNFDPSHLHWQGIDPVEFVRAFADRIYHVHIKDAAVTLNGRSGILGSHLNFGDPRRGWDFRSPGRGGVNFEEIIRALNQIGYQGPLSVEWEDSGMDREHGAREAAEFVRRLDFAPSAVTFDASFQKQQ from the coding sequence TTGCCACGGCCAGTCACGTTGTTCACGGGCCAGTGGGCCGACATGAAGCTCGAAGACCTAGCTCGCCGCGCGCGCGAGTTTGGCTACGACGGGCTGGAGTTGGCGTGCTGGGGAGATCATTTTGAAGTCGATCGCGCGCTCAATGAGCCTGGATACTGCGCCAATCGGCGCGATCTGCTGGAACGCCATGAGTTGCAGATCCATGCGATTAGCGCGCACTTGGTGGGCCAGGCAGTGCTTGATACGGTCGATGCTCGCCACCAGAGCATTTTGCCGCCGGCGGTTTGGGGGGACGGAAAGCCCGAAGGGGTAAACCGCCGCGCGGCTGAGGAACTGAAGAACACGGCTCGAGCCGCGCAGCGCATGGGTGTGAGCGTGGTGAATGGCTTTACCGGATCAAGCATCTGGCCGTACTTGTACTCGTTTCCACCCGTGCCAGATTCGACGATTGACGCGGGTTACGAGCTATTCGCCGAACGCTTTCAGCCGATTCTTGATGTCTTTGGCGAGTGTGGAGTCCGCTTCGCCCTGGAGGTCCATCCCACGGAGATCGCATTCGACATCCCCACGGCGCAGCGCGCGCTCGAAGCGGTGGGACGCCGAGAAGAGTTTGGCTTCAATTTCGACCCCAGCCATTTGCACTGGCAAGGCATCGACCCCGTGGAGTTTGTGCGGGCGTTCGCGGACCGAATTTATCACGTTCACATCAAGGACGCGGCGGTGACGTTGAACGGCCGATCGGGAATCTTGGGGAGTCACTTGAACTTTGGCGACCCTCGGCGCGGCTGGGATTTTCGCTCACCCGGTCGAGGGGGTGTGAACTTCGAGGAGATTATTCGCGCGCTGAACCAAATTGGCTATCAGGGGCCATTGTCGGTGGAATGGGAGGATTCTGGAATGGATCGCGAGCACGGGGCGCGGGAAGCCGCTGAGTTCGTGCGGCGGCTCGATTTTGCGCCGAGCGCGGTCACTTTCGACGCGTCGTTCCAGAAGCAACAATGA
- a CDS encoding class I SAM-dependent methyltransferase: MTQALAQGDYELLDFGDSRKLERFGQVIVDRPAPAASVPRRDEHLWTYANLVYSRESASQGKWNIHTPSPDPWIWQYQTMRLELKPTASGQIGVFPEQRDNWDWISQQSRRVSSGCAVLNLFAYTGASTIAAASAGVTVTHVDAARSAVGWARDNARLSGLADCPIRWIVDDALGFVRREQKRGRRYRGLVLDPPSYGHGAGGSAWKLERDLEPLLQLCASLWESPGFMLLSCHTPGWNADRLAMLVARYFRSPAMEADESWLTANDGRRLPTGHYVRWTAE, encoded by the coding sequence ATGACGCAAGCACTGGCGCAAGGTGATTACGAATTGCTCGATTTTGGCGACAGTCGCAAGCTGGAGCGATTCGGCCAGGTAATCGTCGATCGCCCCGCGCCTGCTGCATCGGTCCCGCGGCGCGATGAACATCTCTGGACCTATGCGAACTTGGTCTACTCTCGCGAAAGCGCTAGTCAAGGCAAATGGAACATCCATACTCCGTCCCCTGATCCGTGGATCTGGCAGTACCAGACGATGCGGCTCGAACTTAAGCCTACCGCCTCGGGACAGATTGGAGTTTTTCCCGAGCAGCGCGACAACTGGGATTGGATCAGTCAGCAATCGCGCCGCGTGTCGTCCGGCTGCGCCGTCTTGAATCTTTTCGCCTACACCGGCGCCAGCACGATTGCAGCGGCGAGCGCCGGGGTAACCGTCACGCATGTCGATGCCGCGCGCTCCGCCGTCGGCTGGGCTCGCGATAACGCTCGACTGAGCGGTTTGGCGGATTGTCCGATTCGCTGGATCGTCGACGACGCGCTCGGTTTTGTGCGACGCGAACAGAAGCGGGGACGGCGGTATCGCGGCCTGGTGCTCGATCCTCCCAGTTACGGACATGGCGCCGGTGGAAGCGCTTGGAAATTGGAGCGCGACCTTGAGCCGCTCCTTCAGTTGTGCGCGTCGCTGTGGGAATCACCCGGATTCATGCTGCTTTCTTGCCACACGCCTGGCTGGAATGCTGATCGTCTGGCGATGCTAGTTGCCAGGTATTTCCGGTCCCCTGCAATGGAAGCAGACGAGTCTTGGCTGACAGCCAACGATGGGCGGCGTCTGCCGACCGGCCACTACGTCCGCTGGACCGCTGAATAG
- a CDS encoding AMP-binding protein, with product MPHVESPWVDGLTIGQALRKTSQRFPDREALVFAASGYRRTYRELEAEVSRCAKGLVALGIERGQHVAIWATNVPQWPLLQLATARIGAVLVTINPAYRAFELEYVLRQSDAVALFLVDRFKTSDYFAMLGEVCPELSAATPNRLHTDKFPRLRAVVSLSGATPAGALSWDAMIEEGVAISDQTLAEREMGLSPGDAINIQYTSGTTGFPKAATLSHRNLLYNAYYVGQCQRITEADRICVPVPFYHCFGCVMGVLCSVVHGAAMVVPAESFQPTATLDTIERERATSIYGVPTMFIAQLQDSSLEGRDLSSLRTGIMAGSPCPIEVMRQVVDRMGAREVTIAYGLTEASPVITQTTADDPLELRVETVGRPLPGLEVKIVDPGTGAELGDMEQGELCTRGHGVMLGYYNDPVATAKMIDTDGWLHSGDIALRQEGGYYRITGRIKDLVIRGGENVYPREIEEFLFTHVAVEQASVVGVPDPKYGEELCAWVKLQRGSTVTEAELLAFCRSRLAHYKVPRYVRFVDEFPQTVTGKIQKFKIRELMIAELNLVQPKTA from the coding sequence ATGCCTCACGTCGAATCACCTTGGGTTGATGGCCTCACCATCGGACAAGCGCTGCGAAAAACTAGCCAGCGCTTTCCGGATCGTGAAGCGCTCGTGTTTGCGGCAAGCGGCTATCGCCGCACTTATCGCGAGTTGGAGGCCGAGGTGAGTCGCTGCGCGAAGGGACTCGTCGCGCTGGGCATCGAACGAGGGCAGCATGTGGCCATTTGGGCGACCAATGTGCCGCAATGGCCGCTACTGCAACTTGCCACAGCGCGAATCGGGGCAGTGCTGGTGACGATCAACCCCGCATATCGCGCCTTTGAGCTGGAATACGTGCTCCGGCAAAGCGACGCCGTGGCGCTGTTTCTGGTCGATCGCTTCAAAACGTCGGATTACTTCGCCATGCTGGGCGAAGTCTGCCCGGAGTTGTCCGCCGCCACGCCGAACCGGTTGCATACCGACAAATTTCCGCGCCTTCGCGCCGTCGTCTCGTTGAGCGGCGCTACGCCGGCTGGCGCTTTGTCGTGGGATGCGATGATCGAAGAAGGCGTCGCTATTTCTGATCAAACCCTGGCCGAACGCGAAATGGGACTATCTCCGGGCGACGCGATCAACATCCAATACACCTCGGGAACGACGGGATTCCCGAAGGCAGCAACGCTGTCGCATCGGAATTTGCTGTACAACGCCTATTACGTAGGCCAGTGCCAGCGCATTACCGAAGCGGACCGGATTTGCGTTCCCGTGCCGTTTTATCACTGCTTTGGCTGTGTGATGGGGGTGCTCTGCTCGGTGGTGCATGGCGCGGCGATGGTTGTGCCCGCGGAGTCGTTTCAGCCGACCGCCACGCTGGACACCATTGAGCGGGAGCGCGCGACGTCGATCTATGGTGTGCCGACGATGTTTATCGCCCAGTTGCAGGACAGTTCGTTGGAAGGGCGCGATCTAAGCAGCTTGCGAACCGGCATCATGGCGGGCAGCCCTTGCCCAATTGAAGTGATGCGGCAGGTAGTGGACCGCATGGGAGCGCGGGAGGTGACGATTGCGTATGGTCTGACTGAAGCATCGCCAGTGATCACGCAGACAACTGCCGACGATCCCTTGGAACTGCGCGTGGAGACTGTCGGCAGGCCGTTGCCCGGCTTGGAAGTCAAGATCGTCGATCCGGGGACCGGGGCTGAATTGGGGGACATGGAACAAGGAGAACTTTGCACGCGAGGTCACGGCGTCATGTTGGGATATTACAACGACCCTGTGGCGACCGCGAAGATGATCGACACGGATGGCTGGCTGCACTCTGGCGACATCGCGCTGCGTCAAGAGGGGGGCTATTATCGCATCACCGGGCGGATCAAAGACCTGGTGATTCGCGGCGGCGAGAATGTCTATCCACGCGAGATTGAAGAGTTCTTGTTCACGCATGTCGCGGTGGAACAGGCGTCTGTCGTGGGCGTTCCCGACCCAAAGTACGGCGAGGAACTTTGCGCTTGGGTTAAGCTACAGCGCGGCTCAACCGTGACCGAGGCCGAATTGTTGGCGTTCTGCCGATCGCGATTGGCGCACTACAAGGTGCCGCGGTATGTGCGCTTTGTGGACGAGTTCCCGCAGACGGTCACCGGCAAGATACAGAAGTTCAAAATTCGCGAATTGATGATCGCCGAGTTGAACCTGGTGCAGCCCAAAACGGCGTAA
- a CDS encoding endonuclease/exonuclease/phosphatase family protein, which translates to MQRIVLLAMAALAWQAAAIRAAEPIDLTVLTFNILVEIGDHPPAPRWKERREASAKLILDTKADLIGLQEPTPAQAAYLVKALPGYEALFHKGYPDAMLLYQRDTFEELGRGEWWLSPTPDRVSIGFGNALPRLVVWAKLRHKASGRELYFFNTHFDNSMPSQVRMAELCQQKFAPFVAEGLPMLFVGDFNTEQERGDYPKLTSGGWKDSYTVCEKASPGGRDDNVRTMLEGAGRIDHIFYHGDGWKPLKWRRLEYPDPNKPLSDHYPVLAEFRLE; encoded by the coding sequence ATGCAGCGCATCGTTTTACTTGCAATGGCGGCATTGGCTTGGCAGGCAGCGGCAATTCGCGCCGCCGAGCCGATTGACCTCACAGTATTGACCTTCAATATCCTGGTCGAAATTGGCGACCATCCACCGGCGCCACGATGGAAGGAGCGGCGTGAGGCGAGCGCGAAGCTGATACTTGACACCAAGGCGGACTTGATTGGACTGCAAGAGCCAACGCCGGCTCAGGCAGCCTACCTGGTGAAGGCGCTGCCGGGATACGAGGCGCTGTTCCACAAGGGCTATCCCGACGCCATGTTGCTCTATCAGCGCGACACATTCGAAGAGCTGGGGAGGGGCGAATGGTGGCTGTCGCCAACGCCAGATCGGGTGTCAATTGGGTTTGGAAACGCGCTGCCGCGATTGGTGGTGTGGGCCAAACTACGGCATAAGGCGAGCGGCCGCGAACTTTATTTCTTCAACACGCACTTCGACAACAGCATGCCGAGCCAGGTGCGGATGGCGGAATTGTGCCAGCAAAAGTTTGCGCCCTTTGTCGCCGAGGGACTGCCGATGCTGTTTGTCGGCGATTTCAACACCGAGCAAGAACGCGGCGATTATCCCAAGCTGACCAGCGGCGGCTGGAAGGATTCTTACACCGTATGTGAAAAAGCGTCGCCCGGCGGGCGAGACGACAATGTGCGCACCATGCTGGAAGGGGCCGGTCGCATCGATCATATCTTCTATCATGGCGACGGCTGGAAGCCGCTGAAGTGGCGGCGATTGGAATATCCCGATCCGAATAAGCCGCTTTCGGATCACTATCCGGTGCTGGCTGAGTTTAGACTGGAATAG
- a CDS encoding ComF family protein, which translates to MKPAQVAPKATPMRMLPRWLRGLGNRTGDLLFPPLCSFCGVDLQHATDRLGLCETCIAAMLPPPRIVCPRCGSVLGVVGQTCLACAERRMRVDAVITLGDYHAELREAVLRAKCARDFVLARSLARLLWRQHGPELAAWRADVVVPVPMHWLRRAWRGVNNPEAMATILANQLSVPATNLLRRQRRTPALGPLSAPRRRLAMRGAFRLLHPSDFRGARVLLIDDVVTSGATTSAIAQQFRKARAEFVAVAAICRTQTPASQATSV; encoded by the coding sequence ATGAAACCCGCTCAGGTAGCTCCGAAAGCCACTCCGATGCGGATGCTGCCGCGATGGCTCCGCGGCTTGGGCAACCGTACGGGCGATTTGCTGTTTCCGCCGCTCTGCTCGTTTTGCGGGGTGGATTTGCAGCATGCGACCGATCGGCTGGGGCTCTGCGAGACGTGCATCGCTGCCATGCTGCCGCCGCCGCGCATTGTTTGTCCCCGCTGTGGCAGCGTGCTCGGAGTGGTTGGCCAAACTTGTCTCGCGTGCGCCGAACGCCGCATGCGCGTCGACGCGGTGATCACGCTGGGCGATTATCACGCGGAACTGCGCGAGGCAGTGCTCAGAGCAAAGTGCGCGCGCGATTTTGTTTTGGCTCGTTCTCTTGCTCGGCTCCTGTGGCGACAGCATGGCCCCGAGCTGGCGGCTTGGCGCGCCGACGTGGTGGTTCCTGTTCCAATGCACTGGCTCCGGCGCGCCTGGCGCGGCGTAAATAACCCCGAGGCGATGGCAACCATTCTCGCCAACCAACTTTCCGTGCCCGCCACTAATCTGTTGAGGCGGCAGCGCCGCACCCCTGCGCTGGGGCCGCTCAGCGCTCCGCGTCGCCGCCTGGCGATGCGCGGCGCATTCCGCCTGCTACATCCAAGCGACTTTCGCGGCGCCAGAGTGCTCCTGATCGACGATGTCGTCACCTCGGGCGCCACCACTAGCGCGATCGCTCAGCAGTTTCGCAAAGCGCGCGCGGAGTTTGTCGCCGTCGCTGCAATTTGTCGCACGCAAACCCCCGCTTCGCAGGCGACTAGTGTTTGA
- a CDS encoding LptF/LptG family permease — translation MRIIDRYLLRQFVQVFIICFTSLTGLYIVFDAFSNLDEFAKAAEKEGNLLSLLGTFYAYRSVFFFDRTCGILALISAMFTVTWIQRNNELTALSAAGIATSRVIRPVIVAALAISVVAAISREVVIPQLSTQLSRDPKNLSGDKATELQPRYDLETDVLFRGQETVFKDRKIIQPSFLLPAGLDTYGKQLSAKDAYYQPANQEHPGGYLLKGVEQPSHIGELDSLKRGSRLVLITPKDARWLEVGECFVVSNMDFRQLTSGQKSRQFASTWQLIRGLRNPSLDYGADVRVAIHARLVQPFLDATLLLLGLPLIVGRENRNIFVAIGLCIAIVTVFMLIVLACQYLGAIYFISPALAAWAPLVIFVPWAAVTADPLLR, via the coding sequence ATGCGCATTATCGATCGTTATTTGCTCCGTCAATTCGTGCAGGTGTTCATCATTTGCTTTACGAGTCTGACCGGGCTGTACATCGTTTTTGACGCCTTCAGCAATTTGGACGAATTCGCCAAAGCGGCTGAGAAGGAGGGCAATCTCTTGTCGCTACTGGGGACATTCTACGCTTACCGCAGCGTGTTTTTCTTCGACCGCACTTGCGGCATTTTGGCGTTGATTTCGGCCATGTTCACGGTGACGTGGATCCAGCGAAATAATGAGCTGACCGCGCTATCGGCCGCCGGCATCGCCACGAGCCGCGTCATCCGGCCGGTCATTGTCGCCGCGCTTGCGATCAGCGTTGTGGCGGCTATTAGTCGCGAAGTGGTGATTCCGCAGTTGAGCACGCAACTGAGCCGCGATCCCAAGAATCTGAGTGGCGACAAAGCGACGGAACTGCAACCGCGTTACGATTTGGAAACCGATGTGCTATTTCGCGGCCAAGAAACTGTCTTCAAGGATCGCAAGATCATTCAGCCGAGCTTTCTCTTGCCGGCCGGCCTGGACACCTATGGCAAGCAACTCTCGGCGAAAGACGCCTACTATCAGCCCGCCAACCAGGAGCATCCGGGCGGATATTTGCTGAAAGGCGTCGAGCAGCCGTCCCACATCGGCGAGCTTGATTCGCTCAAACGTGGCAGCCGATTGGTGCTGATCACTCCCAAGGACGCGCGCTGGCTTGAAGTAGGCGAGTGCTTTGTGGTGAGCAACATGGACTTTCGGCAGCTCACCAGCGGGCAAAAGAGTCGCCAGTTCGCGTCAACGTGGCAATTGATTCGTGGCTTACGCAACCCGAGCCTGGATTATGGCGCCGACGTGCGCGTGGCGATACATGCCCGACTTGTTCAGCCATTTCTGGACGCGACACTTTTGCTGTTAGGGCTGCCATTGATCGTAGGGCGTGAAAACCGCAATATCTTCGTGGCGATCGGTCTGTGCATCGCGATTGTCACCGTTTTTATGCTGATCGTGCTGGCCTGCCAGTATTTGGGGGCCATCTATTTCATCAGCCCGGCACTGGCCGCCTGGGCGCCGCTGGTGATCTTTGTCCCTTGGGCGGCTGTGACCGCCGACCCACTACTGCGTTGA
- the hemC gene encoding hydroxymethylbilane synthase yields the protein MSLQRTTHHTETIVKLRIGTRGSLLARWQADWVASQLRTLAGAEVEVFEIRTQGDARTESISGLSGQGVFTREIQLALLDHRIDLAVHSLKDLPTDVVEGLQLSAIPVRESVADALISVAGASLAKLPAGATIGTGSIRRRAQLLHARPDLRMADIRGNVDTRLRKLRDGEFAAIVLAEAGLRRLGLDGEITEVLPPTLMLPAVGQGALGIETRVDDPQTIAAAKHLNHSPSQMAVLAERALLAELRGGCLAPIGAWARLEGAALQLSAAVLSADGRERLLAQACSEPDQATELGHRVAAQLRAQGADRLVEQSRKAP from the coding sequence ATTAGCCTTCAGCGCACAACCCATCATACTGAGACAATCGTGAAGCTTCGGATCGGCACTCGCGGAAGTCTGCTGGCGCGCTGGCAAGCCGATTGGGTGGCCAGTCAGTTGCGCACACTGGCCGGCGCCGAGGTCGAAGTCTTCGAGATTCGCACGCAAGGCGATGCGCGGACCGAATCGATCAGCGGTCTGTCAGGCCAGGGAGTTTTTACTCGCGAAATCCAACTGGCGTTGCTCGATCACCGCATCGATTTGGCGGTGCATAGTCTTAAGGATCTGCCGACAGATGTTGTCGAAGGGTTGCAGCTCTCGGCGATCCCAGTTCGCGAATCCGTTGCCGACGCCCTGATTTCAGTCGCTGGAGCCAGCTTGGCGAAACTTCCCGCTGGCGCGACCATCGGCACTGGCAGCATCCGCCGCCGCGCCCAGTTGCTGCACGCCCGTCCCGACCTGCGGATGGCCGATATCCGTGGCAATGTCGACACCCGTCTGCGTAAGCTTCGCGACGGGGAGTTTGCCGCCATTGTGCTAGCTGAGGCAGGTTTACGACGTCTCGGTCTGGATGGCGAAATCACCGAAGTGCTACCCCCTACTTTGATGCTGCCAGCAGTGGGGCAGGGGGCGCTTGGCATCGAAACGAGAGTCGACGATCCACAAACGATCGCGGCGGCAAAGCACTTGAACCACTCGCCTTCACAGATGGCCGTGCTGGCCGAGCGTGCGCTGCTAGCAGAGCTTCGCGGAGGATGCCTGGCCCCCATTGGCGCCTGGGCGCGTTTGGAGGGCGCAGCGCTGCAACTCTCGGCTGCGGTGCTCAGCGCAGACGGTCGAGAACGCCTGCTTGCCCAGGCTTGCTCCGAGCCTGACCAAGCAACGGAACTAGGGCATCGAGTCGCAGCACAACTACGAGCGCAGGGCGCCGATCGTCTCGTGGAGCAATCTCGCAAGGCCCCTTAG
- a CDS encoding PQQ-like beta-propeller repeat protein, with protein sequence MKHGKSKQRWVVWGLLGLWFGVLRSATADDWPQWRGPGRDGVWSEKGIVDKFESPQLAIKWRAKIAGGYSGPTVAHGLVYVTDRMTEPKQIERVHCFDAETGSEVWSHNYDCTYVGVGYDAGPRASVSIDEDKAYSLGAMGHLHCFDAKSGSVIWQRDLNADFKIEMPIWGIAASPLIYGDLIITQIGGEGACVVALDKATGVGRWKALADRASYSAPILIQQARKDVLVVWTGDHVAGLDPKTGDLYWQHEFKPTRMVIGITTPVFNDNRLFVSSFYDGSLMLRVDPDRLAVEPIWRKLGKDEQHTVSLHSIISTPVLDGDHVYGVDSYGELRCLDAKTGERIWESLEAVPKNRWATIHTVKHGDRYFMVNEQGEIVIARLAPDGFHEISRAKLIEPTVLQLNRRGKGVCWAHPAYANRHVFARSDEEIVCADLSAK encoded by the coding sequence ATGAAACACGGCAAGAGCAAGCAGCGTTGGGTAGTTTGGGGCCTGTTGGGACTTTGGTTTGGTGTGCTTCGCTCCGCTACGGCCGACGACTGGCCGCAGTGGCGAGGGCCCGGCCGCGACGGCGTGTGGAGTGAGAAGGGCATTGTCGACAAGTTTGAGTCACCACAACTTGCCATCAAGTGGCGCGCAAAGATCGCAGGCGGCTATAGCGGCCCGACGGTGGCGCACGGACTGGTGTACGTCACCGACCGTATGACGGAGCCGAAGCAAATCGAGCGTGTGCATTGCTTCGACGCGGAGACCGGCTCTGAGGTTTGGTCGCACAATTACGACTGCACCTATGTGGGAGTGGGCTACGACGCGGGACCGCGAGCTTCTGTCTCGATTGACGAAGACAAGGCGTACTCACTGGGCGCCATGGGGCACTTGCACTGCTTCGACGCCAAGTCGGGGAGTGTGATTTGGCAGCGTGACTTGAACGCGGATTTCAAAATTGAGATGCCGATCTGGGGAATCGCCGCCTCGCCCCTGATCTATGGCGATTTGATCATCACGCAAATTGGCGGCGAAGGCGCGTGCGTCGTGGCGCTCGACAAGGCAACAGGCGTTGGACGATGGAAGGCGCTAGCCGACCGAGCGTCGTATTCGGCGCCGATTTTAATTCAACAGGCCAGAAAGGATGTGCTGGTAGTTTGGACGGGCGATCACGTGGCGGGCCTCGATCCAAAGACCGGCGACTTATATTGGCAACACGAATTCAAGCCGACACGGATGGTGATCGGCATCACCACGCCGGTTTTCAACGACAATCGGCTATTCGTATCTTCGTTTTACGACGGCTCACTAATGTTGCGGGTTGATCCCGATCGTCTCGCCGTTGAGCCAATCTGGCGAAAGCTGGGTAAGGACGAGCAGCATACCGTAAGCCTGCATTCGATCATCAGCACCCCGGTTCTTGATGGCGATCATGTGTACGGCGTTGATAGCTACGGTGAATTGCGGTGCCTGGACGCGAAGACGGGCGAGCGCATTTGGGAGAGCCTGGAGGCGGTGCCGAAGAATCGCTGGGCCACCATCCACACCGTCAAGCATGGCGATCGGTACTTCATGGTCAACGAACAAGGGGAGATCGTCATCGCACGACTCGCCCCTGATGGATTCCACGAGATCAGCCGCGCCAAGTTGATTGAACCGACGGTGTTGCAGCTAAATCGGCGCGGCAAGGGGGTATGCTGGGCGCACCCTGCGTACGCGAATCGCCATGTCTTCGCCCGCAGCGACGAAGAGATTGTGTGTGCCGATTTGAGCGCCAAATAG